The genomic stretch AAGCCTTCAGCCTCCTCTCCACAGCATCTAGATACTCATTCGTAGTGACGTAGTCCTCGCGGCTCGTCTTGCCGCACGCCAGCGCCAAGTCCTTGGTCATGATgccgtcgacgtcgacggtGTCGACGCAGGCCTTCTCGAGGCCCTCGGCAAAGGCCACCAGCTCGGGGGTGTTGTCGAGCTTGCCGCGCTGGATCAGGCCGCGGGTCCAGGCGAAGATGGAGGCAATGGGGTTGGTCGAGGTCTCGCGGCCCTTTTGGTGCTCGCGGTAGTGGCGGGTGACGGTGCCGTGGGCGGCCTCGGACTCAAAGGTCTTGCCGTCGGGGGGTGATGAGGACGGAGGTCATGAGGCCGAGGGAGCCGAAGCCCTGGGCGACAATGTCGGACTGGACGTCACCGTCGTAGTCTTGTGGAACAGGTCAGTTTGGCGAATGATATAACAGTtcaggggaaaaaaaaagccttacTCTTGAGGGCCATGATGTAGCCGCCGGAGCTCTTGATCATCTGAGCAACCATGTCGTCAATCAGACGGTGCTCGTACCAGATGCCCTTGGCCTCAAACTCGGTCTTGTACTGCGTGTCATACAGCTCCTGGAAGATGTCCTTGAAGCGGCCGTCGTACTTCTTGAGGATGGTGTTCTTGGTGCTCATGTACAGGGGCAGCTTCTTGTCCAGGGCTAGCTTGAACGAGGCGTGCGCAAAGCCCGAGATGGACTCGTCCGTGTTGTACTGGGTCTGggcaacgccgccgccgttctTGAACTGGAAGACCTCAATCTCCTGGGGCTGGCCACCCTCGGGGGTAAAGACCATGGACAGCTTGCCGGGGCCGGGGGCAACGAGGTCCTTTGCGCGGTACTGGTCACCAAAAGCGTGgcggccgatgatgatgggctGCTTCCAGCCGGGGACGAGACGGGGGATGCGGTCGATGACGATGGGCTCGCGGAAGACGGTGCCGCCGAGGGCATTGCGGATGGTGCCGTTGGGAGAGAGCCACACTGAGAAGGTTGTTAGCGTTATTGTCAATGATATCCATCTAGACTCAAAACTCACTCTGCTTGAGGTTGAATTCCTTGACGCGGGCCTCGTCAGGGGTGATGGTGGCGCACTTGACGCCAACCGAGTACTTCTTGATAGCCTCGGCCGCATCGAGCGTGACCTGGTCATTGGTCTCGTCACGATACTCCAGCCCCAGGTCGTAGTACTTGAGGTCAATGTCGAGATACGGGAAGATGAAGCGGTCCTTGATGCTCTTCCAGATGATGCGCGTCATCTCATCGCCGTCCAGCTCCACGACGGGATTCTGGACCTTGATCTTCCTGGCAGTGGCCATGTTGCGGGCTGAGATTGCGGAAATGGAGAGAGTCTGGACGGCGCCAAACGAGGCTGGTCGGAGCGGCTGTAGAGGACGGAGGGTAGCGGCCCGGCGAAGGGAtagagaggagaggagacgaGGAGCGGCGGCACTCATGATGGGCGAAGCTTTTAATTCAAAGATTTCGGCAAACGCTTGCTCTAGGGGgggcaaaaggccaaacCAAAGGGTAACAAGAGAGGCCGGTTCGCGGTTCGAAGGAGGGTTTCCCGAGGTATCGCAGACGTTGGTAGCCGAATCGGCGGGACGATCCGTTTTGTATGACGAGCCGCTAGTAGGAGGCGTTCTAGCGGGCTTTGCTCTTCGTTTTGGGTTTGAAATGtcttttcttaatttttgCGACGAcgctgaaaagaagaaaaatcaaGTCACAGTCtgcttgcttttctcttttatttgttttcTCCAGGTGGCGACGCTGGCTGGCGCAACTTGGATATTTAGCCGATGCGATGCGCTGAGATGCGATTTGCGACAAGGTAGGCGACTCAGAAAAGAAGGTGGggtgcagcagcgctggaATCGGAGAACGCGCGGGGAGCCGAACGGAGATCGACTGAGGGGAATTGACTTTTTGGGGCTGCGttggatttttttaatatcgAGGACATGGGGGGGAATTGAAGCATATTCGACATACCTTGTGTACAAAAAGAATCACCAACGgacgggaagaagagagaagaagggaagaaagaagtgACACTTCGTTGCTATATAAATTAGTAGCTCGATACCGTTATCAATCGCCGACAAACGGAGCCTGGACCCATCGTCAATCCCATACTAACAGCAGCAAATTAATGACTACCAGATATAACTGATGAATCATGCCTCACGTCGCATCCAACACGGCAAAACTGGGAATGAGTGGTTTTTCTCGTTTTGATTGCTTCGCCTCTTACTAGGCACTTTacttgtcttttttgttgcCTTGTTTTGGGCTTTAAGCCGAGCCAATGGTGtaccaacagcagctcttttTCCTACACACATGATGGCGCGTGCCTCTTCAAATCAAGGCGGGGGGGTTCCACTGCCCAGGGTCCGGGAATTAGTAGTAACTTTGACAGGATTTTATTACCAGAGTCAAATCTCtatttctctgcttctctctttttctctctctgtaGCTTGAAATCGAGGCCGATGTAGGAGCAGCTGGCTCAGTCACTGCTATTATGTATGTACCTGACTGTGCTAAGataagataaaaaaaaagacaaactgACGTAGGTAGGTTTTCCAATGCATGCGCGTCTTGCAGAAGCACCTGTCAAACGTCAACTCTAAAGTTGTAAGCCACCATctccaactttttttccaaaCCCCatgctaccaccaccacacaCTTTCACATCCCTTTACCCGAGCTCAGCCGCGCGAActagaaagagagagagaaggaaatctTAACCAGCTGCTATAACCACACAAAACTCCGTGCGGGGGTTGGTTTCACCTGAGCTCCAAAATGAGGACAAGGCCGGCCACGAGCGTCTTTTGGAGATGCAGCCGTGCAACCACACCAGGCAAACCATGATGCCAACACAACTACTCGAATCTCAATgcaagggggaaaaaaaaatagtgCATCATTGCACATAAACGCCGTCGTAGGATCAATCTAGCAGAGACTCTTCTCCGCCCCCTCGTGACAATGCACAACTGCACGCCATTTACACGCGTGCCTCGGTCGAACCTCTCAAATACGTACCATCTTCGTATATTCAATATCAAAAGCCTTCACTCAGGATATACCATCTTCCGCGTCACTCCCCCATCCACCACCATCTCAACCCCCCGTCACGCCCTCGCTCTCCACCAAGTAAACCACCGCCCTCGTAACATCCTCCACCTTGCCAACCCTCCCCGTCAGCTGCCACCGCATATCCGCCTCGCCCAGCCCATCCTCCCACCTTGTTCCCTTGTCGTCCGCATCCTTACACTCGTCCCCAACGTGAATCCAGCCCGGCAGCACGCTGCTCACGCGCACGCCGTCCCTCGCCAGCGACACCGCCATGCTCTGCGCCATGCCCAGCAACCCGGCTTTCGTCGTCGAGTAGGCCTCATTGTTCGGCTCGCTCATGACGGCCCGCGTCGACGAAACGTGCACCACGCAGCCCCTTGCCGCGCGCAGCATCCCCAGACACGCCTGCGTCATGAGCATCGGCGCCGTGAGGTTCGTCTCGATGCTCCGGTTCCATTCGTCCAGCGTCATCTCCGCCAGGCTCGTGCCGCCCACGCCGCCCGTGTACGCCGCGTTGTTGACCAGGCAGTCCAGCCTGCTCGCAAACAGCTTGTCGGCCTGCTGCACCGCCGCAAAGATCTGCCGCGGCTGGCGGAGGTCGCACAGCGCCGTGTCGAAATCCTTTCCGCGCTGGTGTGATTGTGCTAGTAGCCCGGCGGTGTGGTCCAGCTCGGTCTTGTTGCTGTCCAGCAGAAACACGCGGTGACCGGTTTGGAGGAGAATCCGGGACAGGCCCCGGCCGATGCCCCGCCCGGCTCCGGTGATGAGGAACGTCTTTTGAGCCGGCGCCATGAttgagagatggagaaaaaaaatagacgTGCAAAGGTAAGCAAGTAAGTTAAGTTTAAGAATTCGAAGATGAATTAAAGCTTCCAGGTTCTCCTTTTTAGCCTGACCCCACGCTTATACAGCCCTGATGGGAAAATCTCCATTATACGTCGTATGATGTCACTTTCATTATATCGAGCATGTAAGGTGCTAGTAGCAACACATGCGCTCTGTAAATCAATCCCTTGTCGATATATCGGGGGCTTCGCGGAAATAATCTCATTTATTCCGCCTATTTCGCATGACTTGCTCAAATATCAAATATATCTCCAATCCCCTGCCCCCCGCCTCTGCGCACATCCACAATATCCAGCCTCCATCCCTCCCAGTGCTTCAACGACCGTTTAATCTCCTTGATCCTCTCAATCCGCCTcttcgcctcctcctcgtgcGCCTTTCTAAAGGCCTCCTCGTCAAATTCCATGTCGTCATCCGCCAACAGCTCGTCATCTCCACCTCCAGCCAGCGCATTCAGTCCATGCGCAATGAAATCACCAATACCGCCAGTCGACCCCTTCTTGTGCGCAGGAGGGTGGTTGTTACCTGACAGGTCAACGTCGTCGAATCCGGGACTAGTGGCTTCCATTTCGCGCCGTCTCTCAATCCAGGCACCGCTGCGAAGCTCATGATTCTCTGCCTCGAGGCTgcgaatcttcttctccagcttaAGTCTTCCTTCGTCTTCGAGCTCGTCAACGCCCTCGTCGTCAAGACCACCTCCTCCCTCTGCGGATTTGCGACTTCGAAGCTTGACGTTTTCACTTTCTAGATTCTCTACCTTGGATCGTAGCTCCTGGGCCTCGCTTTCTGCCTTCTCCTTGTCTTTCCTTAGCGCTTGTGACCGAGCGTCTTGCTCTTTGTGCAGCGTCGTCAATGTTGCAACCTTCTTTTCGAGTGcttccgtcttcttctctagctcttctttggccttcTGAACCTCGTCCAGGTCGTGCTCCAGAGTCTTCACCTTGGTCTCTGCGCTGATTCGTTCGCTGCCTTCGCGAACGGCCTTTTCTGTCGTGCGCTCTAGATTCTTTTTCAAATCTTGCAATTCGCGCTGGGCTTTGCCCGCCGCAGCTTCGGCCCGAGCAACCTTGTCCTCGAGGGCAGTGATTTGTTCCTTTTCCGAGGATGCACCGCTCTCCTGGCGTTCAACGCGGGCTTTCAGCTTTGAAATCTCAATCTCCATAGACTCAATCGTGGCTGATTTGGCATTCAATTCGGCTTGTaatgacggcggcgatgctgTTATTGACACTGACTGACGATGACCATGGCCTATATTTCGTGatacttgctgctgcagctgagagTTTTGGCGCTGTAGAGACgcaatctcctccttctgCGGCGTCGTTAGTAACTCTTGAAATGTCCAAGCTGATGAAAGAActctgtttttcttttccagctATACGTACCAACTTCTCTGTTTGGCTGTCCTTgccgtctttgccatcagACTCACGTAGATCAGCCAGCTCTTCCTCCgccttcttccatctcttctctgaGTCAGCAGCTTCCTTGGTGACACgcttgttctctttttctaGCTCTTCTATCCTTGCGACGTGCTTTCTGTAGATGTCGGGTGCCGTGTCGCCTTCGGGACTAAAGGGCCCAGGCGACATTGGCCCCGGGCTTGCAAGCGAGCCGGCGCGGAAAGAAGTTGATCTGAGCTTCGATTGCTGTGCTAGCGATGGTGTTTCGGACGGTGACGACTCGCTGGCCTTTTCCTCTGGCCTGTCTTCTGCTTTGTCGTCTTGTCCGTCTTCTTGCTGGTCTTCAGGCTCGCTCTCAGCCTTGTCCTCAGCCTTGCCTTCTTCGACAGCCGTGTCGTCTGCATCCTGGCTCGGCGGGGGTTGGTCTGCGGTGTCTTCGACGGCTTCGGGCGCAGGCGCTTCTACTTCCTCTTTGGGCTCTGGCTTTGAGCCGGCagccgcctccatcttcttcttcttcaattgCTCGGCCTGGAAGCGTCCTGTTAGCTACATGCGCATGCACCTTGATGGGGCAGCTTGGCCGAGCATCCGCTGGGGCTTCTCACGCGCTTCTTCACGGCAGcaagcttctgcttctttttttcgtctgCGTCTGGCATTTTCGGCTGATGGGGTATGAAATAGAGACAGGGCTGAGGTTATTGGTGTTGAATTGAAGAGAGGTGTAGCTGCTCCCTTGGCTGGTGGTTCTTGGTGCTTCTGCCCGGACCTTGGCGCACCTTCGTCATAGGTGGCCACTGGAGCTTTCACAGTGCTGGATATGCGCACTGTGAAGCCGCATACTGTAGCCCACTTGCATCAACAGCACTCAAACGAGAATATCATCATGTACAGGCGAATAAATCAAAATAATAGAAATTTTCAACCAAATCAAACAATCAAGTACATCGTGGCGTATCCGTGCtccagaagatgaaaagtaTACTTGAAATCAATGCATTCCTGCCGTTCAGGTTTCCTCTGCATCCGTGCCCGCGGAGGCTGAATCTATACCTGGCCGCTGCTCACCACGTATTCTGGAGAGTTGCTTCACATGTCTGTGTGCCAAAAGGCGCAGAATCCCTTTGCcaatataaaaaaaaagggagatgcCAGAAATACCTTCCCTTAGGCCGCTAT from Trichoderma atroviride chromosome 3, complete sequence encodes the following:
- a CDS encoding uncharacterized protein (EggNog:ENOG41), with the protein product MPDADEKKKQKLAAVKKRAEQLKKKKMEAAAGSKPEPKEEVEAPAPEAVEDTADQPPPSQDADDTAVEEGKAEDKAESEPEDQQEDGQDDKAEDRPEEKASESSPSETPSLAQQSKLRSTSFRAGSLASPGPMSPGPFSPEGDTAPDIYRKHVARIEELEKENKRVTKEAADSEKRWKKAEEELADLRESDGKDGKDSQTEKLKEEIASLQRQNSQLQQQVSRNIGHGHRQSVSITASPPSLQAELNAKSATIESMEIEISKLKARVERQESGASSEKEQITALEDKVARAEAAAGKAQRELQDLKKNLERTTEKAVREGSERISAETKVKTLEHDLDEVQKAKEELEKKTEALEKKVATLTTLHKEQDARSQALRKDKEKAESEAQELRSKVENLESENVKLRSRKSAEGGGGLDDEGVDELEDEGRLKLEKKIRSLEAENHELRSGAWIERRREMEATSPGFDDVDLSGNNHPPAHKKGSTGGIGDFIAHGLNALAGGGDDELLADDDMEFDEEAFRKAHEEEAKRRIERIKEIKRSLKHWEGWRLDIVDVRRGGGQGIGDIFDI
- a CDS encoding uncharacterized protein (EggNog:ENOG41), which translates into the protein MAPAQKTFLITGAGRGIGRGLSRILLQTGHRVFLLDSNKTELDHTAGLLAQSHQRGKDFDTALCDLRQPRQIFAAVQQADKLFASRLDCLVNNAAYTGGVGGTSLAEMTLDEWNRSIETNLTAPMLMTQACLGMLRAARGCVVHVSSTRAVMSEPNNEAYSTTKAGLLGMAQSMAVSLARDGVRVSSVLPGWIHVGDECKDADDKGTRWEDGLGEADMRWQLTGRVGKVEDVTRAVVYLVESEGVTGG